The sequence below is a genomic window from Cicer arietinum cultivar CDC Frontier isolate Library 1 chromosome 6, Cicar.CDCFrontier_v2.0, whole genome shotgun sequence.
caattttatttaatgctTCAATTGTAGTTTTAAGTAGGCCACATCATAAATCTTACATGTGCAAAAGGGGTAATGCGGTATATGCATAAATCAGACGCAATACATTTCTACTCTCAATTTTcaaatcagaaagaaaaaaaaatataaactacaTTAAGAATAAAGCTCAACTTCAATCGATCAAGCTAATAATTATACAATTTAAGAAATCACACCTAATATTCAAGTAATGGTTTCACACACTTTGGCTTGAAAAAGTCTTCGAGATATCACTTTTGGTCCACAGGTTTCTTGTCAGgcctaaattaataataaaatccaACGATAAACCATAAGAAATAAACAGGTTCCAAGATGTACCTTTATTTTCACAAACATGCACACTAATCATTTGAAACCAAACCATAGTTATTTATGTGACAAAATTACAACTAGCACTTACAAAGGAAATACAAagcaaaaaatatattgacaaAGCTCATCCAATCTGGTAAAAGGAAACAAACATGAATATCAATCATTCAAACCGAtgaaaacaaaggaaaaattacATAGACAAAACTCATTCAACACAAATGTCGAATACTGACTAGTAGAAATAATTAGAATCACGCAGCTAAACCTAACAAgcatttttaatatcatttctAGGATTGGTTTAACCCAATCTCACAACGGATCACACcaaaaatgatgaaaataaataaatcacaatcactaaataaatttacaaaatgCAAAATAGACTCTCTCAAGAAACTAATTTGTTAACGGGTCAAAGATTTGCATCAAAATCAAATAGAGATTCCGAAACAACTTCCAGTCCCCAAAATTTTAGCAATGATCAATGGTGGAttgaaaaaatacattttgagATCAATTTGCGGAAGAGATAATGCAATATATACATTCTTCATCactttcatcattttttaaGCAGCACAACTTCTAAAAAAATTCCATCACTTCCGTAAttaataagagtttaatattacaacataaaataatttaatactcTCGTTTAATCACACCTCACAACACAATCTAATCTTCTCGTTAAAAGTtacattgaaattattttaaatattactaaaataaaattcaattaaagattaataataagaacaattaaCAGTAAAACAAGATTAAATTGCTAAGTAAGAAACAATAATTATTAGATAATTACTAGAGAAAACAACAAACACTTGCTCACAGAAGGAAACAGTTCTTGATGGTGAAAGAAATTGACACCTCTCAACGAAAACTTGTCGTCGTGGaagtaaaaaatattgtgtTGGACAAACTCATTGCCGCCGCAGAAGGCTGCAGAGTTCACGCGTGAGGGAATGAGTGAAAACAGGATTTAggggaaaataaaatttagggaGCTTATATTTCAATCAACCAATCTTATTTTCAATAACAATctgttaaaataattaacatcttcattgacaaaattttaaaaccttacattaaaaacaaaaaaaatctaaaaatcaGAGTTTCATCTTTTTCACTCCAGTTAATGATACCTTAACCATTGGAGATTTTCAACCACCCTACCATATTCAACCATTTTGTCTAACTAATTAATTGTCTAGCGAATAATAGCCACACGCCCTCAGTGTCTCACAGAACCACTAAATTCAAGAACGTTAAAAACACCTCACGCTAATAAATATCTTTTaagacatttttaaaaaaatttaatttaatttttaaagttaaataaacaattttgaatagaaaatttatatatttaaatgtttaacAATAATATCGTAGCACCGACATTCTTTTCAAGAAGAACATAAATAGTAGAAACTAAATGAAGCTTCTAAAGATGAACACAAAAATGATTCTTCATTCTCATAACCATTGTTTTAAGATTCTATTTGctcttgtgctttttcttttgCAGATATTATCTCAAATCGAAGCTTCTCGATCAAAGGTTGAAATGCTTCCTGGTTTTGAAGGTCCTCTTCCTTTTGAACTCGAAACAGGGTCAGCAATCTTAACACTtctaatttcaatttcaaattcactttttctgtttttaggacatgaaatggaattttatttggtttagCTTTATTTACTAAATTACTATTAGAATTCCTTTTTAGAAAATTTCTCTGCTTATATTTCTTGACTCGATAAAACTTTATCTTGATGAACCAAACTTAGAAAGGTGTTTTTTattgatgatgataatgatgtagaaaagacaatttaaaatacttttgaatTGTTGATTAATGTATAAAGCGAATACTAGTTTTGAATTCTTTCAATGATgtttttgttgatatttttctttttgtgcgTGCTTTTATTGATATTCTTACatttggattaaaattaaaatatattatgaagagttttattattattattattattattattattattattattattattattattattattattattattattattattattattattattatttttcagcCAAGAGagttttattattatagttatatATTAATGAAGAATGACTTTTTGTTTACAAAGTATTgtaattgtataaaaaatttaaatgataaatttgttAATATATCTAAATCGTATtgtatcttaaattttttttaaattacgtATTCACATATTTGAATCATATCACACTTATATTCATACTATGTTTCTCAGCTTCATAgagtataattaaattttaattaaacaaaaacttGTTATCTTTTTCTTTGTTAGTTAGTACTCTCATACTcagaaatgattttttttttcttaatccttcgatttcttaataaatatattgggtctgtttatttaagaattttttttaaaataatttttgtaatattttatcttttaacaaTGTATGACAAACATGAGGTAAATATATTCGTTTACCTACTAATTGTGGAGCTAATTGTTGTTGTAGACCCATCTCAACCATATCTAGACGAGAATTTAAGTCATCCTTTGTTTTCCCCTAAATGTTGAGAAGTGTTTCAATCACACTATCACATACATTTTTCTCCACATGCATCACATCAAGACAGTGTCTTACATCTAAACATTTTTCTCTGATGTCTGTTTTTGGTTCTTTCCAAAGATAACGTTGAAATCCTTAACTTGTTAATAAACTTTCTCCCCAGTTAAGGCTTTGTGGGAAATTTCATTATCTTAGTCTATTAAACGTTTTTCTCAACTTACGATATGGATGATTAGACTTGTGAAATTTTCGATGCCCAACGTAAACTGTTTTTCTTCCATGTTTCAATTGTTGGTAGCATGTAActtcttcacatataggacacaTTTTATGTCCCTTAACACTATAGCCACACAAGTTTTCATATGCAGAAAGTCATTGATGGTGCAAAATGGCATTGCAcgcattttaaaatattcacgGTAATACCCATCAAACACATCAACACCTTCAATCATTGGACTTGCATAAACATCTATGTCATTTCCATGTTGTTTTGGACCTGAAAGCATCACAgataacataatatatttacGCTTCATGCAAATCCAAGGAAGTAGGTTGTAGATAACTAGTAAAATAGGCCATGAACTATGGTTACTACTTAAATTTTCATATGGATTCATTCCATCTGTAGCAAGTCCAAGCCTAAGGTTCCTTGGCTCATTTCCGAACTCCAGGTACAAATCATCAATTTTCTTCCGTTGCAAAGAATCAACTGGATGACAAATTTGTCCATCACGCTTCCTCTCATCGGCATGCCATCTTACATTCTTTGCATCATTTATATTAGTAAACAATCGTTTGAACCTTTGAACTATTGGAAGATACCATAACACCTTTGCAGGAGGCCTTTTTGAGTTTTCGTCATAAATGGAATCACCATATTTCATTTTGTAGTGTGATAGTCCACACCTAGGACACTTATTCAACTCTTCAAACTCATTTCAAAAGTGTTAAGGGACATAAaacatgtcctatatgtgaagacaACCATTTCTCGCCTTCAAGTTGAATAGTCTCAACAGTGTAGACAACCGTGTGAAGTTAGTGCATCCTGGATACAATGTCTCTTCTTTTTCACTGCACAAATTATCATATATATGTGCATGATTAAAGGACTCTTGTCCAGCATCGCGTATCATGTCCTCTAGTTGATTGCATATCTACATAATAATGTGCAGCTCAACTGTGAATTTagtaaaatttgataaatgGTCGTTTCAGTGAAAGATCAAAATTAAATACCCTTGATCCATTCAACTGAAACTAAAACTCATTAACCATTTGATTTTAGCTACTTGGTTATATATTTTGAGAGTACTTTTGGGCATTGTGTTGCGTGCCATGTGATGTTATGCTACATTTAATAGGTACGTGGGGTTAGGAGAAACAGATGATGACATGCAAGTGTTCTACTATTTTATCAAGTCAGAGAACAATCCTCAAAATGACCCTCTTTTGCTATGGTTAACCGGTGGTCCTGGTTGCTCTTCTTTATCTGGCATTGTCTATGAAATAGGTAATTTTCAAATGATAACTTCATTTCTTCTTTCTAAATCTTGTTCAGGCGGGATACAAACACTAACATTGACAGTGACATCTTCATaccaataatattttaaagaaataaaagtgattgaatATAACCTTTGGTATTATAACGTTGGAGAATGACTCGTGTCAGATATTAATGGTGTGATTGTTAATAGGCCCAATTGCATTTGAAATCAAGGAGTACGACGGGAGTGTACCTAGTTTGGTCTTGAGACCACAATCGTGGACTAAGGtttttatataattctttccattatttaattattgcaGGTTGATTTACTGCTAATAatgttgttgatgattttttgtTAGGCATCCAACATTATTTTTGTAGATTTGCCACTTGGAACTGGTTTCTCATATGCAAAAAATGTAACTGCTCACCGAAGCGACTGGAAATTAGTTCACCATACTTATCAATTTCTTAGGAAGGTATATTCATCATGTTATTTATCATGTtactattattgttatatttcctgttcacttttattttatttttgtgtttattgtTTACTTTATGAGAATCAATTACCATTATGCTACTATTCATGTTACTATTGTCATATCGAATTTAATTTTCATGCACATAGAGTTTACAATGTCAGCACATCACAACTATTCATGAGGTGACAgtgtaaaaactaaaaactttaCGTAAACTAAATTCTTGTCGTATTTtctatcacttttatttttctatgtttattgtttattttaggAGAATCAATTCCTAACTGTGGttcaaaataagatattttcttttgATCAATTTCTTATAAACTGCaacatttatttgtatttgtagTGGTTGATTGATCACCCTGAATTTCTTTCAAATAAATTCTACATGGCAGCTGATTCATACTCTGGCATTATTGTGCCAGCCGTTGTCCAAGAAATTTCAAATGGTTAGTATTTCTAAATGGctcaattttgttaaaattgcAATGTTGATGAGGCCGAAAAGTTTCTTAATCATTTAAATTAGTCCTTCTCTAATTAGATTATTTGCATTCTCCCTTGAGAATTAGCAAACCAAAAAGTTTAGAATATTGAAGCTGACTAGTATTTTTCCATTTCTTTGATTAACAGGAAATGAAAAGGGTCTCCAACCATTGATAAATCTGCAGGTTTCCAACTAAAATATGTCTGTTGATTCTAACACTGATGAAAAATAATCTAGAGAGAGACTTCTAAAATCTCAAATACgtgttttttcctttttctaaaGAGCTTAGAGGCAAAACTCACACACACTAAGTGCAGAGAAGTGGGATTGATGGGATAATGAAAGCAAAATAATGTGTTTTTTTGTAACAGCCCAACCCTTTTTCCCGTTGGAAATAGCGAGTTTTTGTTTTCTGTGGGAATTGAACCCGGTACCTGGGGATAAGTACAGCCCTCCACTCATTCTCACTGCCAATTGATTCTTCGAGTTTATTCTAGAAGGGGTATTTTggtcttttatatatatatatatatattatgttagtTATTCTAGTAACATTACAAAcccaaatacttttttttatcatttctcTTGTTGTATGCACTCTGAAATCTAATAAGGTCTTAACATTTTTAGGGATATCTGTTGGGAAACCCCATAACAACATGGAGAGAAGACAATGATCAAATTCCGCATGCTCATGGAATGGGACTCATTTCTGATGAACTCTATGCGGtaataatattactattatttttcttgtttaGTAAAATCATATAcattttatattactttttgtTAATATGATGATTCCAAGTCACATCAACAATTTTTGTGTAGTTACATTTTCTTATTAGTAAATATTACTAATTAGTTAGATAATGTTAGTATTCGCGGACTTCCTGTTTGAAACTCTTTCAACGTCTCTTAGCTTAACCAAACTACACTCGCGGGACTTGTGAAGTTACATTTTAAAGAATGATGTTATGCTTAATTGTCTACCATTATCTATTGACAGTCACTACAGATAAATTGTAAAGGAGAGTACATCGATGTAGATTCCAAAAATGAGTTGTGTTCAAGAGATCTTCAATCTTTTCATGAGGCAAGTAATACACCATCACATTTGTATTATGACAATCCCTTCAATTCTCTCCAAGTCTCTGGTTATTCAACTCAATtcaatttatttgatatattgttAAACTATTATTTCTTATCTTCAGTGTATTTCAGGAATTAATAGATTCAACATTTTGGATCGTTTATGTATAGATGATTCACATTTGTGGAGGAGATATTTAACTCAGGAGTTGAAGGCATCATTTAGTTCTCATCTCAAAGTGCCTGAATTAAATTGccaagtaattttttttcataacttGTCTAGTTTCACCCAATTTTGTCCATAATGTTTCAAATTTAATGTTCTCTATTTTCATTATTGTTGTAGATTTATGGTTTTTACCTCGCAACTAAATGGGCTAATGATGAGCATGTTCGCAAGTCACTGCACATTCGTGAGGTTTGATATaacaaacatataaaattattatattttattacaattcaaaatagaaataataaaatgagagaaaagTATATTGAATAATGAGAGAATTGTTCAATTACATCAAAATGATACAAGATttatataataactaattaatattaactaactatatcaactaactaactattgtttaatatatatctaGTGATGTATcacaattagaaataaatattGAAGTCCATGTTacattacaaatatttttatatttgagtcCAATGCATCAAAATATCATGATCATATTAATGTACACATTGAACCCTACAGGGAACCATAGGGAAATGGGAACGTTGTTACATGACTGATTTTGAGCAAGATATCCTGGGTAGCTTTGAATTTCATGTAAACCTAAGAAAAAAGGATACCGTTCTTTGATTTACAGGTGAAGATTTTCCCTTAATTTCTAATGTAGTGTGTATTTCTTCTAAAGTCAATGTACTTatcatatatttagttttttatttatttatttaacttctCTAAAGTTTGCAATTTGCTTAAGAAAATTAAGTGATCTTAACTCAAATAGAGCTGGAGTATCCAAGTTTGAATCttgactaaaataatatttgatcaaACCTTGCTTACTTCTCGATCAAATTTCATATGACTAAAACACCTCTAAGAACTGAAGGAATAAAAACCACAaatctattaataaaaaaataaattcttgaTATAATAATGTGTTCATGATTTATCATACACGTGCGAGTAATATCAACAATTACATTTTCATAATAATTGAAGTTACTTGCTTTATCCTTTAAAGCGATATTTTCTCTTGAAAGGAGCTAGAATCATATCTTTTTTGTTGCCATTAAGACTAGCTAATTTTTTATGGAAATTGATGTGTTGTTGGCAGTGGGGATCATGATCTAGTTGTTCCTTTCATTTCGACTCAAGCATGGATAAGGGCTCTAAACTACTCTATTGTGGATGATTGGAGACCATGGTTTGTAAATGGTCAAGTGGGAGGGTAAGCATGAAATTTCTGTATGTTAAATATTTCTCCAtctataatgaaatataagaaaataagaagaataaaATGTCTAAATTTTCAATGACAAACAAGTTTTTAAgtacattttttgtttatatttcatttcagatgaaataactttttatcttttgaaaCCAAGTTGTTGAGATTGCTCATTTGATCATGTATtctattcataatcaataatttttcgTTCATGCAGATATACAAGGACTTACTCGAATCAAATGACATTTGCAACtgtaaaagtaaaaatttactAACTTAATTACAAATTCTTTATTGttcttttaagaaaaaataacacCTAATTTAGTGAAAAGTTTAAATGTGTTAGATGGGATTTGCGAATTCattatatcaatttttgtttaattaattgcaGGGTTCAGGACATACAGCTCCTGAGTATACTCCTGAGCAATGTTTTCTCATGTTCACTAGATGGATATCTTATTTGCCTTTATAACTCAACAGCTGAGATGacataaatttcactataaataagatgttaattttttaataattttattttaaattatctatatttgaACATTGTGTATTAAGGGAGGAATGCAAACAATCATTTGTACTAAATGTTATGTATTTTTATCTATATCCTTCGGTCTTCTTATAGATAATCTCATgaaaaacaaatcataatttatAAGGTTAAATGAAATATACTTTTTTGAGTCATAATtggactattttttttttttttttcaaatgattgGACTAGATAATTTTGAAGAATTAATctccaaataaaaataataatacatagACATtttaccaaataaaaaatatagaactGTTCAATATATAGGATGCATTCAATTTGACAAATATTAGACTTAATATTGATGGTCGATATTGTATATAATCTACATCTATTAAAACAACATCTCAACCATATCATTACCATCTCAACACTTATTACACCACATTATCAAAATTCTTCTACGTATGCAAATATTTGATGTGTCACTCTAATATGCTTCTCATACCCTCCATTTCTTTGTTAGTTTCTTCTCATTCATATTTCTCATCCCATCTAATTTACAACCCTTTCATCTTCCTCTGTTATTTTTActccaaaataaataattaattaaaccaaTCATCCCTTTATCACTCATAAGCGGTAAAAATTAAAGCATagtatttattcattcattggTCATACATTCTTAATATAGAGCTATATTTAATATAGAGCTATATGTAGTATGCCTCTGAAGAATGtttctaaaaaatgaatttgaagcatGCCTATTAAGCTCTTGCGTGTCTCTGATGCGCACAAACTCAACATGCCTCTGAAGAGTTCATATCAAAGTATAATTAACTCTAAAGAGATTGTCcaaatcataaattcaaagTTCACAATCCATTGATCAAAATGTTGCAACACACTCCAAACGTTACCTTTGATATCCAACCTTTAATGTTGCGTTGACTCTGAAGTTTCAGTAAGGTGATTTGTTCAATGCCACTAATTCTATGTCATGCAATTATGCATCTGACTATCATTATTCAAGAAACACAtctcactccaacaagaaaGTCAATGCCTTTGATGGAAAGTCAAGGActcaaattgaaaaaattaaatatgaaaagaagacttaattgaataaaaaacttGTGAAGATATGAGAATAATCGAATCCTTTCCAACTCAAATCAAGCAAGAGTATGAAAACAACCCCACTAAATGGAAAGAAGTATGGCTTTGTGATAGTAAatgattacactaggtggacttggataaattttttaataaataaatatgaatgcAACAAAGTATTTATTGCAGTTTGCAATCAAGTAATGAATGAAAATGGTttaagattgtaacaattagaagtgatcacgGAGGAGAATTTaaaaacaagttctttgaaagtttttgtaaTGAGAATGAATTTCTCACAATTTCTCCTCTCCTAGAACACCACAAATAAATggtgttgtagaaagaaagaatatatCCCTTCAAGAAATTTCTAGAACCATGCTCAATGAGATGGATATTGCAAAA
It includes:
- the LOC101488793 gene encoding LOW QUALITY PROTEIN: serine carboxypeptidase-like 12 (The sequence of the model RefSeq protein was modified relative to this genomic sequence to represent the inferred CDS: inserted 1 base in 1 codon) — translated: MKLLKMNTKMILHSHNHCFKILFALVLFLLQILSQIEASRSKVEMLPGFEGPLPFELETGYVGLGETDDDMQVFYYFIKSENNPQNDPLLLWLTGGPGCSSLSGIVYEIGPIAFEIKEYDGSVPSLVLRPQSWTKASNIIFVDLPLGTGFSYAKNVTAHRSDWKLVHHTYQFLRKWLIDHPEFLSNKFYMAADSYSGIIVPAVVQEISNGNEKGLQPLINLQGYLLGNPITTWREDNDQIPHAHGMGLISDELYASLQINCKGEYIDVDSKNELCSRDLQSFHECISGINRFNILDRLCIDDSHLWRRYLTQELKASFSSHLKVPELNCQIYGFYLATKWANDEHVRKSLHIREGTIGKWERCYMTDFEQDILGSFEFHVNXKKKGYRSLIYSGDHDLVVPFISTQAWIRALNYSIVDDWRPWFVNGQVGGYTRTYSNQMTFATVKGSGHTAPEYTPEQCFLMFTRWISYLPL